From Pseudomonas sp. StFLB209, a single genomic window includes:
- a CDS encoding ABC transporter ATP-binding protein — protein sequence MSQPLLLNLRNLACGYQNQRVVQDLDLHLNVGDIGCLLGSSGCGKTTTLRAIAGFEPVHAGEISLGGDVISRPGFTLAPEKRRIGMVFQDYALFPHLTVAQNIGFGINKHPRLNQVIDELLELVNLGSLGKRYPHELSGGQQQRVALARALAPEPQLLLLDEPFSNLDVELRRRLSHEVRDILKTRGTSAILVTHDQEEAFAVSDHIGVFKEGRLEQWDTPYNLYHEPRTPYVASFIGQGYFIRGQLLDHESISTELGILRGNRAYPGVSGSAVEVLLRPDDIVHAPDGALKAKVTGRTFQGASTLYSLQLATGTQLEALFPSHIDYSTGAEVGIRVAAEHLVAFPAAGSVATHAITP from the coding sequence ATGAGCCAGCCACTGCTGCTGAACCTGCGCAATCTGGCCTGCGGCTATCAGAATCAACGGGTGGTGCAGGACCTGGACCTGCACCTGAACGTTGGCGATATCGGTTGCCTGCTGGGCTCTTCGGGTTGCGGCAAGACCACCACATTGCGTGCGATAGCCGGCTTCGAGCCGGTCCATGCCGGCGAAATCAGCTTGGGCGGTGATGTGATTTCCCGACCCGGCTTTACCCTCGCACCAGAGAAACGCCGGATCGGCATGGTGTTTCAGGACTACGCCCTGTTTCCGCACCTGACCGTTGCGCAAAACATCGGCTTCGGCATCAACAAGCACCCGCGGCTGAATCAGGTTATCGACGAACTGCTCGAGCTGGTCAACCTCGGCTCACTCGGCAAGCGCTACCCCCACGAACTGTCCGGCGGCCAGCAACAACGCGTGGCGCTGGCCCGCGCCCTGGCCCCCGAACCGCAGCTGCTGCTGCTCGATGAGCCGTTTTCCAACCTGGATGTAGAGTTGCGTCGGCGCCTGAGCCACGAAGTGCGCGATATCCTCAAGACCCGCGGCACCAGTGCGATTCTGGTCACCCACGACCAGGAAGAAGCCTTCGCGGTAAGCGATCATATCGGCGTCTTCAAGGAAGGCCGTCTGGAGCAATGGGACACGCCGTACAACCTGTACCACGAACCCCGCACGCCTTATGTGGCAAGCTTCATTGGCCAGGGCTACTTCATCCGCGGCCAGTTGCTCGATCATGAGTCGATCAGTACCGAATTGGGCATTCTGCGCGGCAACCGTGCCTACCCCGGCGTCTCGGGCAGCGCGGTAGAGGTTCTGCTACGCCCGGACGATATCGTCCATGCGCCTGATGGTGCGCTGAAGGCAAAGGTCACTGGCCGCACCTTCCAGGGAGCCTCGACCCTCTATAGCCTGCAACTGGCCACCGGCACCCAGCTCGAAGCGCTGTTTCCCAGCCACATCGACTACAGCACGGGCGCTGAGGTGGGCATTCGTGTGGCCGCCGAGCACCTGGTGGCGTTCCCGGCTGCTGGCTCCGTCGCCACCCACGCCATCACCCCGTAG
- the argF gene encoding ornithine carbamoyltransferase: MNARHFLSMMDYTPDELLGLIRRGVELKDLRNRGVLFEPLKNRVLGMIFEKSSTRTRLSFEAGMIQLGGQAIFLSHRDTQLGRGEPISDSAKVMSRMLDAVMIRTYAHSNLTEFAANSRVPVINGLSDDLHPCQLLADMQTYLEHRGSIKGKTVAWIGDGNNMCNSYIEAAIQFDFQLRVACPSGYEPNPDFLALAGDRVQVLRDPKEAVAGAHLVSTDVWTSMGQEEETARRLALFAPYQVTRELLDLAAPDVLFMHCLPAHRGEEISADVLDDPRAVAWDQAENRLHAQKALLEFLVAPSFKP; the protein is encoded by the coding sequence ATGAACGCCAGGCACTTTCTCTCGATGATGGATTACACCCCAGACGAACTGCTGGGCTTGATCCGTCGTGGCGTAGAGCTCAAAGACCTGCGAAATCGCGGCGTGCTTTTCGAACCCTTGAAGAACCGGGTGCTGGGGATGATTTTCGAAAAATCCTCGACACGTACCCGTCTTTCCTTCGAGGCCGGCATGATCCAGCTGGGTGGCCAGGCCATCTTTCTGTCTCATCGCGACACCCAACTGGGCCGCGGCGAGCCTATTTCTGACAGCGCCAAGGTCATGTCGCGCATGCTCGACGCGGTCATGATCCGCACGTACGCCCACAGCAACCTGACCGAGTTTGCCGCCAACTCCCGCGTGCCGGTGATCAATGGTCTGTCCGATGATCTGCACCCGTGCCAGTTGCTCGCCGACATGCAGACCTATCTGGAACACCGCGGCTCGATCAAGGGCAAGACCGTGGCCTGGATCGGCGACGGCAACAACATGTGCAACAGCTATATAGAAGCGGCCATCCAGTTCGACTTCCAGCTGCGCGTCGCCTGCCCGTCGGGCTACGAGCCAAACCCGGACTTCCTGGCACTGGCCGGTGACCGCGTCCAGGTGCTGCGCGATCCGAAAGAAGCCGTGGCCGGTGCGCATCTGGTAAGCACCGATGTCTGGACCTCGATGGGTCAAGAAGAGGAAACCGCACGCCGCCTGGCACTGTTTGCACCTTATCAGGTCACCCGTGAGCTGCTCGACCTGGCGGCCCCGGACGTGCTGTTCATGCATTGCCTGCCGGCGCACCGTGGCGAGGAAATCAGCGCCGACGTGCTCGACGACCCCCGCGCCGTGGCCTGGGACCAGGCAGAGAACCGCCTGCACGCGCAGAAGGCCTTGCTGGAGTTTCTGGTCGCACCGTCGTTCAAGCCATGA
- a CDS encoding amino acid ABC transporter permease → MMDFSGIIPALPGLWNGMLMTLQLMALGIVGGIALGTVLALMRLGSNKILANIAGAYVNYFRSIPLLLVITWFYLAVPFVLRWITGEDTPIGAFTSCVIAFMMFEAAYFCEIVRAGVQSISKGQMGAAKALGMTYGQMMRLIILPQAFRKMTPLLLQQSIILFQDTSLVYAVGLVDFLNAARANGDIIGRANEFLVFAGLVYFTISFAASFLVKRLQKRFAV, encoded by the coding sequence ATGATGGATTTCAGTGGAATCATCCCTGCCCTGCCGGGCCTGTGGAACGGCATGCTCATGACCCTGCAACTGATGGCGCTGGGTATCGTCGGCGGTATCGCCCTGGGTACCGTGCTGGCCCTGATGCGACTGGGCTCGAACAAGATTCTGGCCAATATCGCCGGCGCCTACGTCAACTACTTCCGCTCGATCCCGCTGCTGCTGGTGATCACCTGGTTCTACCTGGCGGTGCCGTTCGTGCTGCGCTGGATCACCGGCGAAGACACGCCAATCGGTGCGTTCACCTCCTGCGTCATCGCATTCATGATGTTTGAGGCGGCTTACTTCTGTGAAATCGTCCGCGCCGGTGTGCAGTCGATCTCCAAGGGGCAGATGGGCGCTGCCAAGGCGCTGGGCATGACCTACGGGCAGATGATGCGCCTGATCATTCTGCCGCAGGCGTTCCGCAAGATGACCCCGCTGCTGCTGCAGCAGAGCATCATCCTGTTCCAGGACACCTCGCTGGTCTACGCCGTCGGTCTGGTGGACTTCCTCAATGCTGCCCGCGCCAATGGCGACATTATTGGCCGCGCCAATGAGTTCCTGGTTTTCGCCGGTCTTGTGTACTTCACGATCAGCTTCGCCGCCTCGTTCCTGGTGAAGCGTCTGCAAAAAAGGTTCGCCGTATGA
- a CDS encoding DeoR/GlpR family transcriptional regulator, whose protein sequence is MNLPPRQKQTLELVRERGYVSIEELATLFVVTPQTIRRDINQLAELNLLRRYHGGAAYDSSIENTAYAMRADQMRDEKQRIAEAVAALIPDNASLFINIGTTTESIARALLNHNNLKIITNNLHVAATLSAKDDFEVLVAGGNVRRDGGVVGQASVDFISQFKVDFALIGISGIDEDGSLLDFDYQEVRGSQAMIGNARQVILAADSSKFGRNAMVRLGPISLIDCLVTDQAPVPALHQLLNQHKVRLEVV, encoded by the coding sequence ATGAACCTGCCTCCCCGCCAGAAACAGACCCTCGAACTGGTCCGCGAACGTGGCTACGTCAGTATCGAGGAACTGGCCACTCTGTTCGTCGTCACGCCGCAGACCATTCGCCGTGACATCAACCAATTGGCGGAACTGAACCTGCTGCGCCGCTACCATGGCGGCGCGGCTTATGATTCGAGTATCGAAAACACCGCCTACGCCATGCGCGCCGACCAGATGCGTGACGAGAAACAGCGCATCGCCGAAGCAGTGGCCGCGCTGATCCCGGATAACGCCTCGTTGTTTATCAATATCGGCACCACCACCGAAAGCATCGCCCGTGCCCTGCTCAATCACAACAACCTGAAAATCATCACCAACAACCTCCATGTGGCGGCGACGCTGAGCGCCAAGGATGATTTCGAAGTGCTGGTCGCAGGCGGCAATGTGCGCCGTGACGGCGGTGTGGTCGGCCAGGCCAGTGTCGATTTCATCAGCCAGTTCAAGGTCGACTTTGCCTTGATCGGCATCAGTGGCATCGATGAAGACGGTAGCCTGCTGGATTTCGACTACCAGGAGGTGCGCGGCTCCCAAGCCATGATCGGCAACGCTCGCCAGGTCATCCTCGCCGCAGACTCCAGCAAGTTCGGCCGCAACGCCATGGTCCGCCTCGGGCCGATCAGCCTGATTGATTGCCTGGTCACCGACCAGGCGCCGGTGCCGGCACTGCATCAGTTGCTCAACCAGCATAAGGTTCGCCTGGAAGTGGTCTGA
- a CDS encoding amino acid ABC transporter permease — MNYNWDWSVFFKSTGIGDEIYLDWFISGLGWTIGIALVAWIIALTLGSVLGIMRTLPNRFLSGIATAYVEIFRNVPLLVQLFMWYFLVPDLLPEGLQEWYKQDLNPTTSAFISVVICLGLFTAARVCEQVRTGIEALPRGQESAARAMGFRLSQIYWNVLLPQAYRIIIPPLTSEFLNVFKNSSVASLIGLMELLAQTKQTAEFSANLFEAFTLATLIYFTLNMSLMLLMRLIEKKVAVPGLISVGGK; from the coding sequence ATGAATTACAACTGGGACTGGAGTGTGTTCTTCAAGTCCACGGGCATTGGTGACGAGATCTATCTGGACTGGTTCATTTCCGGTCTGGGCTGGACCATCGGCATCGCGCTCGTCGCCTGGATCATCGCACTGACCCTGGGATCGGTGCTGGGGATCATGCGTACGCTGCCCAATCGTTTCCTGTCGGGCATCGCCACAGCTTATGTGGAAATTTTCCGTAATGTACCGCTGCTCGTGCAGCTGTTCATGTGGTACTTCCTGGTGCCAGACCTGCTGCCTGAAGGCCTGCAGGAGTGGTACAAGCAAGACCTCAACCCCACCACCTCGGCCTTCATCAGCGTGGTGATCTGCCTGGGTCTGTTCACCGCCGCGCGGGTCTGTGAACAGGTGCGTACCGGTATCGAAGCGCTGCCGCGTGGCCAGGAATCGGCCGCACGGGCCATGGGTTTCAGGCTGTCGCAGATCTACTGGAACGTCCTGCTGCCGCAAGCCTACCGGATCATCATTCCGCCGCTCACCTCGGAATTCTTGAACGTGTTCAAGAACTCTTCGGTGGCCTCGCTGATCGGCCTGATGGAACTGCTGGCGCAAACCAAACAGACCGCCGAGTTCTCGGCCAACCTGTTCGAAGCCTTCACCCTGGCGACCCTGATCTACTTCACTCTGAACATGAGCCTGATGCTGCTGATGCGCCTGATCGAGAAGAAAGTAGCGGTGCCCGGCCTGATTTCCGTAGGGGGTAAATGA
- a CDS encoding glutamate/aspartate ABC transporter substrate-binding protein, with protein sequence MRIVPQLLGAAIAAALISTPVSAAELTGTLKKIKDSGTITLGHRDASIPFSYIADASGKPVGYSHDLQLAVVEAVKKQLDVPNLNVKYNLVTSQTRIPLVQNGTVDLECGSTTNNAERAQQVDFSVGIFEIGTRLLSKKDSSYKDFDDLKGKNVVTTAGTTSERIIKAMNADKQMGMNVISAKDHGESFQMLESGRAVAFMMDDALLAGEMAKAKKPTDWEVTGTAQSYEIYGCMVRKGDEAFKKAVDDAIVALYKSGEINKIYAKWFESPIPPKGLNLNFPMSDELKKLIAEPNDKPAPEKKA encoded by the coding sequence ATGCGTATCGTTCCCCAGTTGTTGGGCGCAGCCATTGCTGCCGCTCTGATCAGTACTCCAGTCAGCGCCGCTGAACTCACCGGCACACTGAAGAAAATCAAAGACTCCGGCACCATCACTCTCGGTCACCGTGACGCGTCCATTCCGTTCTCTTACATCGCGGACGCTTCTGGCAAACCGGTTGGCTACTCCCACGATCTGCAACTGGCCGTCGTTGAAGCGGTCAAGAAGCAGCTCGACGTACCGAACCTGAACGTCAAGTACAACCTGGTCACCTCGCAGACCCGTATCCCGCTGGTCCAGAACGGCACCGTCGACCTGGAATGCGGTTCGACCACCAACAACGCCGAACGCGCCCAGCAGGTCGATTTCTCGGTCGGCATCTTCGAGATCGGTACTCGTCTGCTGTCCAAGAAAGATTCCAGCTACAAAGACTTCGATGACCTCAAGGGCAAGAACGTGGTGACCACCGCCGGTACCACCTCCGAGCGCATCATCAAAGCCATGAACGCCGACAAGCAGATGGGCATGAACGTCATCTCGGCCAAGGACCACGGCGAGTCCTTCCAGATGCTCGAATCGGGTCGTGCCGTAGCCTTCATGATGGATGACGCCCTGCTGGCCGGCGAAATGGCCAAGGCCAAGAAGCCAACTGACTGGGAAGTCACCGGTACCGCGCAATCCTACGAAATCTACGGCTGCATGGTCCGCAAAGGCGACGAAGCCTTCAAGAAAGCGGTCGATGACGCCATTGTCGCGCTGTACAAATCCGGCGAGATCAACAAGATCTACGCCAAGTGGTTTGAGTCGCCAATCCCGCCAAAAGGCCTGAACCTGAACTTCCCGATGAGCGATGAGCTGAAAAAACTGATCGCCGAGCCTAACGACAAGCCAGCCCCGGAAAAAAAGGCCTGA
- the glpD gene encoding glycerol-3-phosphate dehydrogenase has product MTDLNAPTASPAPIYDIAVIGGGINGVGIAADAAGRGLSVLLCEQDDLASHTSSASSKLIHGGLRYLEHYEFRLVREALAEREVLLGKAPHIVKPMRFVLPHRPHLRPTWMIRAGMFLYDHLGKREKLPASRSLRFGADSPLKPAIKQGFEYSDCWVDDARLVVLNAMAARENGAQIHTRTRCVDAKRIDGLWQVNLQDRHGRSFSIHARALVNAAGPWVAKLLREDLKVQSPYGIRLIQGSHLIVPKLYEGDNAFILQNEDKRIVFTIPYLDQFTLVGTTDREYLGDPAKVKITDEETDYILKVANDHFNRQLSRADVLHTYSGVRPLCNDESDNPSAITRDYTLALSGASGEAPVLSVFGGKLTTYRKLAESAMAQLAPWFTQMKPAWTANAPLPGGEQPISSEQLIARFDWLPEQIARRWARTYGSRSWQVLDGAQSLADLGEHFGAGLYEREVEYLCNQEWVTCADDILRRRTKLGLFTTASEQAALKAWLDARYASSPAAA; this is encoded by the coding sequence ATGACCGACCTGAACGCACCCACTGCATCGCCCGCCCCGATCTACGATATCGCCGTCATCGGTGGCGGCATCAACGGTGTCGGTATCGCCGCCGATGCCGCGGGCCGCGGCCTGTCGGTGTTGCTTTGCGAACAGGACGACCTGGCCAGCCACACCTCCTCGGCCAGCAGCAAGCTGATCCACGGCGGGCTGCGGTATCTGGAACACTATGAGTTTCGCCTCGTGCGTGAGGCGTTGGCCGAACGCGAAGTACTGCTGGGCAAGGCGCCGCATATCGTCAAGCCGATGCGCTTTGTGTTGCCGCACCGTCCGCATCTGCGTCCGACGTGGATGATCCGTGCCGGCATGTTCCTCTATGACCACTTGGGCAAACGCGAGAAGCTGCCGGCTTCGCGCAGCCTGCGCTTCGGTGCCGACAGCCCGCTCAAGCCGGCCATCAAACAGGGTTTCGAATACTCTGACTGCTGGGTCGACGATGCCCGGCTGGTGGTGCTCAATGCCATGGCAGCCCGGGAAAACGGTGCGCAGATCCATACCCGCACCCGCTGCGTGGACGCCAAACGCATTGACGGGCTATGGCAGGTCAACCTGCAGGACCGGCATGGCAGGAGCTTTTCGATTCACGCCAGGGCACTGGTCAACGCCGCCGGCCCCTGGGTGGCAAAACTGCTGCGCGAAGACCTCAAGGTGCAATCGCCCTACGGCATTCGGCTGATTCAGGGCAGCCACTTGATCGTACCGAAGCTCTATGAAGGCGATAACGCGTTCATTCTGCAAAACGAAGACAAACGCATCGTCTTCACCATTCCTTATCTGGATCAGTTCACCCTGGTCGGCACCACCGACCGCGAGTACCTGGGTGACCCGGCCAAAGTGAAAATCACCGATGAGGAAACGGACTACATCCTCAAAGTGGCCAATGATCATTTCAATCGCCAGTTGAGCCGCGCGGATGTCCTGCATACCTATTCCGGCGTGCGTCCGCTGTGCAACGACGAGTCGGACAATCCGTCGGCCATCACCCGCGACTATACCCTGGCGCTCAGTGGCGCCAGTGGCGAGGCGCCGGTGCTGTCGGTGTTCGGTGGCAAGCTGACCACTTACCGCAAGTTGGCCGAGTCGGCCATGGCGCAACTGGCCCCCTGGTTTACTCAAATGAAACCGGCATGGACCGCCAACGCCCCGCTGCCAGGAGGCGAACAGCCGATCAGCAGCGAGCAGCTGATTGCCCGCTTTGACTGGCTGCCCGAACAGATTGCCCGCCGCTGGGCACGCACTTACGGCAGCCGTAGCTGGCAGGTGCTGGACGGCGCGCAGAGCCTGGCAGATTTGGGTGAACACTTCGGTGCCGGGCTGTATGAACGGGAAGTCGAATACCTGTGCAATCAGGAATGGGTGACCTGCGCTGATGACATTCTGCGCCGGCGCACCAAGCTGGGCCTGTTCACCACGGCCAGCGAACAAGCCGCGTTAAAAGCGTGGCTGGACGCGCGCTACGCATCGAGCCCTGCCGCAGCCTGA
- the glpK gene encoding glycerol kinase GlpK, protein MTDVQNKNYIIALDQGTTSSRAIILDRNANVVSSAQIEFTQHYPQAGWVEHDPMEIYATQSACMTKALAQANLQASQVAAIGITNQRETTVVWEKDTGRPIYNAVVWQCRRSTEICQQLKRDGLEDYIRETTGLVIDPYFSGTKLKWILDHVEGSRERARKGELLFGTVDSWLIWKLTGGEVHVTDYTNASRTMLFDIHNLRWDPRMLEVLDIPEQMLAQVKGSSHVYGQTRSGIPIAGIAGDQQAALFGQMCVEPGQAKNTYGTGCFLLMNTGSTAVRSTHGLLTTIGCGPRGEVAYALEGAVFNGGSTVQWLRDELKVVNDALDTEYFASKVKDSNGVYLVPAFTGLGAPYWDPYARGALFGLTRGVKIDHIIRATLESIAFQTRDVLDAMQQDAGERLKSLRVDGGAVTNNFLMQFQADILGTHVERPHMRESTALGAAFLAGLATGFWSNLDELRDRTGIERVFTPDMPDAQRAQHYAGWKKAVERTRDWAPHDPAD, encoded by the coding sequence ATGACTGACGTACAGAACAAGAACTACATCATTGCCCTCGATCAAGGCACCACCAGTTCCAGGGCAATCATTCTGGATCGCAACGCCAATGTGGTGAGTTCCGCGCAGATCGAATTCACCCAGCACTATCCGCAGGCCGGCTGGGTCGAGCATGACCCGATGGAGATTTACGCTACCCAGAGCGCCTGCATGACCAAAGCGCTGGCCCAGGCTAACCTGCAGGCCTCGCAAGTCGCCGCCATCGGCATCACCAACCAGCGTGAAACCACTGTCGTGTGGGAAAAGGACACCGGCCGGCCGATCTACAATGCGGTGGTCTGGCAATGCCGACGCAGCACTGAGATCTGCCAGCAGCTCAAACGTGACGGCCTGGAAGACTACATCCGCGAGACCACCGGGTTGGTGATCGATCCGTATTTCTCCGGCACCAAACTCAAGTGGATCCTCGACCATGTCGAAGGCAGCCGGGAGCGGGCGCGCAAGGGTGAGTTGCTGTTCGGCACCGTTGACAGCTGGCTGATCTGGAAGCTCACTGGCGGCGAGGTGCATGTCACCGATTACACCAACGCCTCACGGACCATGCTGTTCGATATCCATAATCTGCGCTGGGACCCGCGCATGCTCGAAGTGCTGGATATCCCCGAGCAGATGCTTGCGCAGGTCAAAGGCTCATCGCACGTCTACGGTCAGACCCGCAGCGGCATCCCCATTGCGGGCATTGCCGGTGATCAGCAGGCCGCACTGTTCGGCCAGATGTGCGTTGAACCGGGTCAAGCCAAGAACACCTACGGCACCGGTTGCTTCCTGCTGATGAACACCGGCAGCACCGCGGTGCGCTCGACCCATGGCCTGCTGACCACCATCGGCTGCGGACCGCGCGGCGAGGTGGCCTATGCTCTGGAAGGCGCGGTGTTCAACGGCGGCTCTACCGTACAGTGGCTGCGCGACGAACTGAAAGTGGTCAACGATGCACTGGACACCGAGTACTTTGCCAGCAAGGTCAAGGACAGCAACGGGGTCTATCTGGTCCCGGCCTTTACCGGGCTGGGAGCACCGTACTGGGACCCTTATGCACGCGGCGCGCTGTTCGGCCTGACCCGCGGGGTGAAGATCGACCACATCATCCGCGCCACGCTCGAGTCGATTGCCTTCCAGACCCGCGACGTACTCGATGCGATGCAGCAGGATGCCGGCGAACGGCTCAAATCCCTTCGGGTCGACGGCGGCGCGGTCACCAACAATTTCCTGATGCAGTTCCAGGCGGACATTCTCGGCACCCACGTTGAACGACCGCACATGCGTGAAAGCACTGCGTTGGGCGCCGCCTTCCTTGCCGGGCTGGCCACCGGTTTCTGGAGCAACCTGGACGAACTGCGCGACCGCACCGGTATCGAGCGGGTATTTACCCCCGACATGCCTGACGCCCAGCGCGCCCAGCACTATGCAGGCTGGAAGAAGGCCGTGGAGCGCACCCGCGACTGGGCGCCACACGACCCAGCTGATTGA
- the ybaK gene encoding Cys-tRNA(Pro) deacylase has translation MTPALDLLKKNRIEHRIHSYEHDPKAASYGLEAVEKLGLEAARVFKTLLASSEKGELLVAVVPVAGTLDLKALASAAGIKKAEMADPAAAQRSTGYLLGGISPLGQKKRLRTFIDDSARPFETVFVSAGRRGLEVELSAAALAEQTQAQFAAIGRG, from the coding sequence ATGACCCCTGCACTGGATTTGCTGAAAAAGAACCGCATCGAACACCGGATTCATAGCTATGAGCATGATCCGAAGGCGGCGTCTTACGGTCTGGAAGCGGTTGAGAAACTGGGGCTGGAGGCCGCCCGGGTGTTCAAGACGCTATTGGCCAGCAGTGAAAAAGGTGAGCTGTTGGTGGCGGTGGTGCCGGTGGCCGGCACGCTGGATTTAAAAGCCCTGGCGTCGGCTGCCGGGATCAAGAAAGCGGAAATGGCCGACCCGGCAGCCGCGCAGCGTTCAACGGGGTATCTGTTGGGGGGCATCAGCCCGCTGGGCCAGAAGAAGCGCCTGCGGACCTTTATCGATGACAGCGCCCGGCCGTTCGAGACGGTGTTTGTCAGTGCCGGGCGGCGGGGGCTGGAGGTCGAACTGAGTGCTGCGGCGCTGGCGGAGCAGACCCAGGCACAGTTCGCGGCCATCGGTCGCGGCTAA
- a CDS encoding MIP/aquaporin family protein yields MTVQIQQPSLAGQCTAEFLGTALMLFFGTGCVAALKVAGASFGLWEISIIWGMAVSMGIYLSAGISGAHLNPAVSIALSLFAGFEKKKLPFYIGAQLAGAFCGAGLVYLLYISLFFDFENAQQMVRGSAESLQLAAVFSTYPNPAISTGQAFLVEVVITCVLMAVIMALVDDNNGLRRGPMAPLLIGLLVAVIGSAMGPLTGFAMNPARDLGPKLMTFFAGWGDIAFTGGRDIPYFLVPLFAPILGACLGAAGYRLLVARHLPGNEQQQPASKKISAKAHTSS; encoded by the coding sequence ATGACAGTCCAGATACAACAACCCAGCCTGGCCGGCCAATGCACCGCCGAATTTCTCGGCACTGCCCTTATGCTGTTCTTCGGTACCGGTTGTGTGGCAGCGCTCAAGGTGGCGGGTGCCAGCTTTGGTCTTTGGGAAATCAGCATCATCTGGGGCATGGCGGTCAGCATGGGGATCTACCTGAGTGCCGGCATCTCCGGGGCTCACCTCAATCCCGCCGTCAGCATTGCCCTGAGCCTGTTTGCCGGTTTTGAAAAAAAGAAACTGCCGTTCTACATCGGTGCACAGCTCGCCGGTGCCTTCTGCGGTGCCGGGCTGGTCTACCTGCTGTACATCAGCCTGTTTTTCGACTTCGAAAACGCCCAGCAAATGGTTCGCGGCAGCGCCGAGAGCCTGCAACTGGCGGCGGTGTTCTCGACCTACCCGAACCCGGCAATTTCCACCGGCCAGGCCTTTCTGGTCGAGGTGGTGATCACCTGTGTGCTGATGGCGGTCATCATGGCGCTGGTCGACGATAACAATGGCCTGCGACGCGGCCCGATGGCGCCCTTGCTGATCGGCCTGCTGGTGGCGGTGATCGGCAGCGCCATGGGTCCGCTGACCGGCTTCGCGATGAACCCGGCCCGGGATCTGGGGCCCAAGCTGATGACATTCTTTGCCGGCTGGGGCGACATCGCCTTTACCGGCGGGCGTGATATTCCGTACTTTCTGGTCCCGTTGTTCGCTCCCATTCTGGGCGCCTGCCTCGGCGCCGCCGGTTACCGGTTGCTGGTTGCCCGCCATCTGCCAGGCAACGAGCAGCAACAACCAGCCAGCAAGAAGATCAGCGCCAAGGCCCATACGTCTTCCTGA
- a CDS encoding RNA-guided endonuclease InsQ/TnpB family protein, which yields MKATRTLKIRVRDKHAAQLREASRAVNFVWNYVNELSSRSIRERGRFLSAFDIHKYTNGAGKDLSLHSQSVQAVADEYVTRRKQFKKRQLRWRCSGGARRSLGWLPFKVGAAVWKNGQVVFNRQHFKVWDSYGLAGFKFRSGSFNEDSRGRWYFNVVVEVDRQLSPGQDAVGIDLGLKTTATCSDGDRLESGRFYRDLESTLGTAQRAGKKARVRAIHARIANRRKDCLHKFSNALVARCGVIVVGDVNSLKLAKTRMAKSVLDAGWGQLKTMLEYKCDHAGTVFKVVSERNTTQTCSSCKQLPDSRPRGIAGLGIREWTCCGCGATHDRDVNAAKNILALGHERPVVGIPAL from the coding sequence ATGAAAGCGACCAGAACCCTCAAGATTCGAGTGCGAGATAAGCATGCAGCGCAGCTGCGTGAAGCTTCTCGTGCTGTGAATTTTGTGTGGAACTACGTAAACGAGTTGAGCAGTCGCTCGATTCGTGAGCGTGGTCGTTTTCTGTCGGCGTTCGACATTCACAAGTACACCAACGGGGCCGGCAAAGACCTGAGCCTGCACAGCCAATCGGTGCAGGCTGTTGCCGACGAATATGTCACACGGCGCAAGCAATTCAAAAAGCGCCAGCTACGCTGGCGTTGCTCGGGCGGCGCTCGGCGCAGTCTGGGTTGGCTGCCCTTCAAGGTCGGCGCTGCTGTCTGGAAAAACGGCCAGGTCGTCTTCAACAGACAGCACTTCAAGGTCTGGGACAGCTACGGCCTGGCGGGCTTTAAATTCAGATCCGGCAGCTTCAACGAGGACAGCCGTGGACGCTGGTATTTCAACGTCGTGGTCGAGGTCGACCGGCAGTTATCGCCAGGCCAGGACGCGGTGGGTATCGACCTCGGACTGAAAACCACGGCCACCTGCAGCGACGGTGATCGCCTTGAAAGCGGCAGGTTCTACCGGGATCTGGAGAGCACCCTGGGCACGGCCCAGCGGGCCGGCAAGAAGGCCCGTGTACGGGCGATTCACGCCAGGATTGCGAACCGCCGCAAGGATTGCCTGCATAAGTTCAGCAACGCGCTGGTAGCGCGTTGTGGCGTCATTGTGGTGGGCGATGTGAACTCACTGAAACTCGCGAAAACCAGGATGGCCAAGTCGGTGCTGGACGCCGGCTGGGGCCAATTGAAAACCATGCTGGAATACAAATGCGATCACGCAGGCACGGTTTTCAAGGTTGTCAGCGAGAGAAACACCACCCAAACCTGTTCGAGCTGCAAGCAATTGCCGGACTCGAGGCCCAGAGGTATCGCAGGGCTTGGAATAAGGGAATGGACTTGTTGTGGGTGCGGTGCCACCCACGACCGCGACGTCAACGCCGCAAAGAACATTCTCGCGCTCGGGCATGAGCGTCCAGTTGTGGGAATCCCCGCCCTTTAG